One Aegilops tauschii subsp. strangulata cultivar AL8/78 chromosome 7, Aet v6.0, whole genome shotgun sequence genomic window carries:
- the LOC109739563 gene encoding LOW QUALITY PROTEIN: disease resistance protein RGA5 (The sequence of the model RefSeq protein was modified relative to this genomic sequence to represent the inferred CDS: inserted 3 bases in 2 codons; deleted 2 bases in 1 codon), with product MEVSAGEMGPVICKLAELLVGEYNLEKRVKKGVQSLLTELEMMHAVLRKVGEVPSEQLEEPVRIWAGKVRDLSCDMEDAVDDFLVRVDEGSSIQPMNMRNRVKKFLKKTTKLFSKGKALHQICDAIEEAQDLAKELAELRKRYKLDMFTPTNGATIDPRVLALQKDVGELVGLDGTRDDLIKTLICEDGSCKEQLKIISIVGVGGLDKTTLTKAFFEKIKAQFDRAAFVPVGQNPDIRKIFKDLLYGLDKEKFKDIHKTTRDEKLLMEEISEFLLDKRYLIIIDDIWEEEIWRYINCALYKNKLHSRIIITTRNVSVSEACLSFGDGMIQRMKPLSDEDSQILFHRRIFQSKQKCPEDLQVVSRDILKKYAGVPLAIVTIASLLVSSQRVKPKHEWMHVYNSMGCGVTQNGIAKDMKRILSLSYYDLPPHLKTCLLYLSIFPEDFEVERDWLIWRWLAEGFIQCNQKESSLFEIGKSYFNELMNRSLLQPAYIEVQFLRVLDLGNSSFRKRSFGISLKYVGNLIHLRYLGLRNADYDELPVDIXKLQLLQTLDIQGNCEGVGELPTSVVQLRNLLCLCLDSSLQVLFSLGSLTSLEVLKRVRLPSCPYIFKELRHLTELRALYIICDEMDKDLSNILAESLGNLRKLQNLKIGNVGSVIDRMREIWVPPSHLRTFETWSGLFLRLPKWVNSTSLPQLSTLEIEVEELQADDIQIIGMLPALLCLVLSARHVMGTLVVGADAFPNVTCCKFERFLTSPCLFPPGAMPRVEHLQFEVSAPSITSGEVDCGLGHLPSVEQIKVILRVGNFSYEEXEAAQALLRRATEAHPKRHTIEFELLLWRSDQPF from the exons ATGGAGGTTTCTGCTGGGGAGATGGGCCCCGTAATTTGTAAGCTCGCTGAGCTCCTTGTTGGAGAATACAACCTGGAGAAGCGTGTAAAGAAAGGCGTGCAATCACTCCTAACAGAGCTCGAGATGATGCACGCCGTACTTCGCAAGGTTGGCGAGGTGCCATCCGAACAGCTCGAGGAGCCGGTCCGGATTTGGGCTGGCAAGGTGAGAGACCTCTCTTGTGACATGGAAGATGCTGTTGACGATTTCCTCGTGCGTGTGGATGAGGGTTCAAGCATCCAGCCAATGAACATGAGAAATCGAGTCAAGAAGTTCCTCAAGAAGACCACCAAACTGTTTAGTAAGGGCAAAGCACTTCATCAAATCTGTGATGCCATTGAAGAAGCTCAGGATCTTGCCAAGGAGTTGGCCGAGCTGCGTAAAAGGTACAAGCTTGACATGTTTACCCCTACCAACGGCGCTACCATTGACCCTCGTGTGTTAGCTCTGCAAAAAGATGTAGGGGAGCTTGTTGGACTTGACGGCACAAGGGACGACCTTATTAAAACACTAATTTGTGAGGACGGGAGTTGCAAGGAACAATTGAAGATAATATCTATTGTTGGTGTTGGTGGGCTGGACAAGACAACCCTCACCAAAGCATTTTTTGAGAAGATCAAAGCCCAATTTGATCGTGCAGCTTTTGTCCCAGTGGGTCAGAACCCAGATATCAGGAAAATTTTCAAAGACCTACTCTATGGCCTCGACAAAGAGAAGTTCAAAGACATTCATAAAACAACAAGAGATGAGAAACTACTAATGGAGGAAATCAGTGAATTCCTTCTGGATAAGAG GTACCTTATCATAATTGATGATATATGGGAAGAGGAAATATGGAGATATATAAATTGTGCTTTGTATAAAAACAAACTCCACAGTCGGATAATCATAACAACCCGCAATGTGAGTGTGTCTGAAGCATGTCTCTCTTTCGGTGATGGTATGATTCAGAGAATGAAACCTCTTTCTGATGAAGACTCGCAAATACTCTTCCATAGAAGAATATTTCAAAGCAAACAGAAATGTCCGGAAGATCTGCAGGTGGTGTCAAGAGATATCTTGAAGAAATATGCTGGTGTACCATTAGCCATCGTTACAATAGCTAGCCTTCTAGTTAGTAGTCAACGGGTAAAGCCAAAACATGAGTGGATGCATGTGTATAATTCGATGGGCTGTGGAGTTACACAAAATGGTATTGCGAAGGACATGAAGAGGATATTATCACTCAGCTATTATGATTTGCCTCCTCATCTGAAGACTTGTTTATTATACCTAAGCATCTTTCCTGAAGACTTTGAGGTTGAGAGAGATTGGTTGATATGGAGGTGGCTTGCCGAAGGTTTTATCCAGTGCAACCAAAAAGAAAGCAGCCTATTTGAGATTGGGAAGAGCTACTTCAACGAACTCATGAATAGAAGCTTGCTCCAGCCAGCGTATATAGAAG TTCAATTTTTGCGTGTGCTGGATCTTGGAAATTCTAGCTTCCGGAAGAGGAGCTTTGGCATCAGCCTCAAGTATGTTGGGAATTTAATTCACCTAAGGTACTTGGGGCTCAGGAATGCAGACTATGATGAACTCCCAGTTGACA GGAAGTTGCAGCTTTTGCAGACACTGGACATACAAGGAAATTGCGAGGGAGTCGGAGAATTACCTACAAGTGTTGTTCAGCTAAGAAATTTGTTATGCCTATGTTTGGACTCGTCCCTGCAAGTGTTGTTCAGTTTAGGGAGCCTGACTTCCCTTGAAGTGCTGAAAAGAGTTAGGTTACCCTCATGTCCTTACATTTTTAAAGAGCTGAGGCATCTGACAGAGCTTAGGGCGCTCTATATTATTTGTGATGAGATGGACAAGGATCTGAGCAATATATTAGCTGAGTCTCTAGGCAACCTGCGGAAACTGCAAAATCTGAAAATTGGTAATGTTGGCAGCGTGATAGATCGCATGCGTGAAATATGGGTGCCTCCTTCACACCTCCGTACTTTTGAGACATGGAGCGGGTTGTTCTTGAGACTTCCAAAGTGGGTTAATTCAACATCGCTTCCCCAACTCTCCACCCTGGAAATAGAGGTGGAAGAACTGCAAGCGGATGACATTCAGATCATTGGGATGCTGCCTGCTCTTCTGTGTCTGGTTCTGTCCGCACGTCACGTGATGGGAACGTTGGTTGTGGGCGCCGATGCATTCCCAAATGTGACATGCTGCAAGTTCGAAAGGTTTCTGACTTCGCCATGCCTTTTTCCACCTGGAGCCATGCCAAGGGTTGAGCACCTTCAGTTCGAGGTCTCTGCGCCGTCAATCACAAGTGGTGAGGTTGACTGCGGCCTGGGGCACCTCCCTTCTGTCGAACAAATCAAGGTTATTCTGCGGGTTGGGAATTTCAGCTATGAAGA AGAGGCAGCCCAGGCATTGCTGAGGCGTGCAACAGAAGCCCATCCAAAACGTCACACCATTGAATTCGAGTTATTATTATGGAGAAGTGATCAGCCCTTCTGA